One Thermodesulfobacteriota bacterium genomic region harbors:
- a CDS encoding MMPL family transporter → MRKKILKGIARLCFFHHRKILLVFLGLFAMAFLLTGRLQFDPDFLKLFPAEKGAIKLYLENLKQAGTFDLLFILLEKEKGAEHQPFTDFGREMAEGLKKMEIDGKPAFKNVRYQKMELEDLEKAMPVFSLFLTHPYLFLDEEDIPKLKEKWTEAEISKQIRKNRRVLVSQASFAMKDLIRIDPLELRWLFMEKWSAGMKGMEFDASSPFFLSKDGNSLLIITEPLQPASALSFSNNLMKKLKEFVSEGTALEARGIKVFFTGAHPIATAEAKTLRFDMQSSFITSLILVLLLFLLVYRRWVTLLFVGLPLLGGIQLTMGIASLTLGSLNILTSAFAAILVGLGIDFGLHLYDRYQQERALGKEVSSAMETTLSETGAAIWTGALTTISAFAILFFSRIRGIMELAFIVSVGLLCALLCITFVLPSFLIWIDGRKKAHAYPALQSLGYQTLSSFLRNHARAVVLCFAAVTLFLAFYGLRIEVEKDLRNLRPKGVQSLGALEQMAKAFGGRRWEAVLVREGRDLSGLLSKEEETIPVLNRYQNEGKIESFVSLASLVPSPERQRKILKALRESFDWERVREDLRNALKANGFEVKEFEGLLRSLEAIHLGDAPIFQPEALLERLERSPFKRGLEPLLKHTGETYRLATPIYYQRGRLSLEALERELRGVSVTGAERVEAEILRLIREDLFLLSPLSFLMILLLVFSHFRKWRVALLTLVPLATGLTWMLGAMGLLGIRINFVNAVVLPMIIGMGIDNSIHLMHRYLEQGAKDPAQALRTTGRAMTMCTVTTMLGFGSLVTARYQALTSMGWVTLLGMGSCLIGSLVLLPSMLMLLGGRRGLS, encoded by the coding sequence ATGCGAAAGAAGATACTCAAGGGCATCGCCCGTCTCTGTTTTTTTCATCATCGGAAGATCCTCCTCGTCTTCCTCGGCCTGTTTGCCATGGCCTTTCTCCTCACCGGAAGGCTCCAATTCGATCCTGATTTTCTGAAACTCTTTCCCGCGGAAAAGGGGGCGATCAAACTCTATTTAGAGAATCTGAAACAGGCAGGCACGTTCGATCTCCTCTTCATCCTCTTGGAGAAAGAAAAAGGAGCTGAACATCAGCCCTTCACCGATTTCGGCAGAGAGATGGCAGAGGGTTTAAAGAAGATGGAGATCGACGGGAAACCCGCTTTTAAAAATGTCCGTTACCAGAAAATGGAGCTGGAGGATCTTGAAAAAGCCATGCCCGTTTTCTCGCTCTTTCTCACCCATCCCTATCTTTTTCTCGACGAAGAGGATATCCCGAAGCTGAAAGAGAAGTGGACAGAAGCTGAGATTTCCAAACAGATTCGTAAGAACAGGAGGGTTCTGGTCAGCCAAGCTTCTTTTGCGATGAAAGATTTGATCCGGATCGATCCCCTGGAACTTCGATGGCTCTTTATGGAGAAGTGGAGCGCAGGGATGAAGGGCATGGAGTTCGATGCGTCAAGCCCTTTCTTTCTTTCGAAAGATGGAAACAGCCTTCTGATCATCACAGAACCTCTGCAGCCTGCAAGCGCTCTCTCTTTCTCGAACAACCTGATGAAGAAGCTTAAAGAATTCGTATCTGAGGGAACTGCCCTGGAAGCCAGAGGCATCAAGGTCTTCTTTACCGGAGCCCACCCCATTGCCACAGCCGAGGCGAAAACCCTCCGGTTCGATATGCAAAGTTCTTTTATCACTTCTCTGATCCTCGTCCTCCTCCTCTTCCTTTTGGTCTATCGGAGGTGGGTGACGCTCCTCTTCGTCGGCCTCCCCCTCCTCGGCGGGATCCAACTCACCATGGGGATCGCCTCGCTCACCTTAGGGAGCTTGAACATTCTGACGAGCGCCTTCGCCGCCATTCTGGTCGGGCTGGGGATCGACTTCGGCCTCCACCTCTACGACCGCTATCAACAGGAGAGGGCTCTGGGAAAGGAGGTCTCCTCGGCCATGGAGACCACGCTCTCGGAGACGGGCGCAGCGATCTGGACCGGCGCCCTCACAACGATCTCGGCCTTTGCCATCCTCTTTTTCTCACGCATAAGGGGGATCATGGAGCTGGCCTTCATCGTCTCGGTCGGGCTCCTCTGCGCCCTTCTCTGCATCACCTTCGTCCTCCCCTCTTTCCTCATCTGGATCGATGGCCGTAAGAAGGCCCATGCCTATCCGGCTCTCCAGAGCCTCGGATACCAAACCCTCTCCTCCTTCCTAAGGAACCATGCCAGGGCGGTCGTGCTCTGCTTCGCCGCAGTAACCCTCTTTCTGGCCTTCTACGGCTTACGGATCGAGGTGGAAAAGGACTTGAGAAATTTAAGACCCAAGGGAGTCCAATCCCTCGGAGCGCTCGAACAGATGGCAAAGGCCTTCGGCGGAAGGCGATGGGAGGCCGTGCTCGTTCGGGAAGGGAGGGACCTCTCCGGTCTGCTCTCCAAAGAGGAAGAGACGATTCCCGTCCTAAATCGATATCAGAATGAAGGTAAGATCGAATCCTTCGTCTCCCTCGCCTCGCTCGTCCCTTCCCCCGAGAGGCAGAGAAAGATCTTAAAGGCCCTTCGGGAGTCTTTCGACTGGGAGAGGGTGAGGGAAGACCTCCGGAACGCCCTGAAGGCGAACGGGTTCGAGGTAAAGGAGTTCGAGGGGCTCTTAAGAAGCCTCGAAGCGATCCATCTGGGCGATGCACCCATCTTTCAGCCCGAAGCCCTCCTCGAGCGGCTCGAAAGAAGCCCTTTCAAGAGGGGGCTCGAACCCCTCCTCAAGCACACCGGTGAGACCTACAGGCTCGCCACGCCGATCTACTACCAGAGGGGGAGGCTCTCCCTCGAGGCCTTAGAGAGAGAGCTTCGGGGCGTTTCGGTGACCGGGGCCGAGAGGGTGGAGGCAGAGATCCTAAGGCTCATCAGGGAAGATCTCTTCCTCCTTTCGCCCCTTTCCTTTTTGATGATCCTCTTGCTGGTCTTCTCCCATTTCCGAAAATGGAGGGTGGCCCTGTTGACCTTGGTCCCTCTTGCCACCGGACTCACCTGGATGCTCGGGGCGATGGGCCTGCTGGGCATCCGGATCAACTTTGTCAACGCGGTCGTCCTCCCTATGATCATCGGCATGGGGATCGACAACAGCATCCATCTGATGCACCGTTACCTGGAGCAGGGGGCGAAAGACCCGGCCCAGGCTTTAAGGACAACGGGCAGGGCCATGACGATGTGTACGGTGACGACGATGCTCGGATTCGGTTCCTTGGTCACGGCCCGCTACCAGGCCCTCACCTCGATGGGCTGGGTGACGCTCCTCGGGATGGGATCCTGCTTGATCGGCTCCCTCGTTCTCCTTCCCTCGATGCTCATGCTCCTTGGGGGTCGTCGTGGCCTCTCCTAA
- the pxpB gene encoding 5-oxoprolinase subunit PxpB, producing MLKWQGGPPFNIGFRLVGDRGLLLDFGKEISAEVNERVRRMALALQAKSLGGIIEVIPAYTTLLIRYDPLILSLNALKEQLREIEAGLQGLVLPEPKLTQIPVVYGGPYGPDLEFVAQYHRLTPEEVIRLHCSKPYLIYMIGFMPGYPYMGELPEALITPRLKTPRLSVPKGSVAIAQRQTGIYSMESPGGWQIIGRTPVELFDPHRDPPALLRMGDRVQFYPISEKEFLEWNG from the coding sequence ATGTTAAAATGGCAAGGGGGTCCCCCTTTCAACATCGGGTTTCGGCTCGTGGGGGATCGGGGACTCCTCCTCGATTTCGGAAAGGAGATCTCGGCCGAGGTGAATGAGAGGGTGAGGAGGATGGCCCTCGCCCTCCAAGCGAAATCGCTCGGCGGGATCATCGAGGTCATCCCCGCTTACACCACCCTTCTCATCCGCTATGACCCCTTGATCCTCTCCCTCAATGCCTTGAAAGAGCAACTCCGGGAGATCGAAGCGGGACTCCAGGGGCTTGTCCTTCCGGAGCCAAAGCTTACCCAAATCCCTGTCGTCTACGGAGGGCCCTATGGCCCGGACCTCGAGTTCGTGGCCCAATACCATCGCCTCACGCCTGAAGAGGTGATCCGGCTTCATTGCAGCAAACCCTACCTGATCTACATGATCGGCTTCATGCCGGGCTACCCTTATATGGGAGAACTTCCCGAGGCCCTGATTACCCCGAGGTTAAAGACTCCGAGGCTCTCCGTGCCCAAAGGCTCTGTGGCGATCGCCCAGAGGCAGACCGGGATCTACTCGATGGAAAGCCCCGGAGGATGGCAGATCATCGGTCGAACGCCGGTCGAGCTCTTCGATCCTCATCGAGACCCGCCTGCCCTCCTCCGGATGGGAGATCGGGTTCAGTTCTATCCCATCAGCGAGAAGGAGTTCCTCGAATGGAACGGATAG
- a CDS encoding biotin-dependent carboxyltransferase family protein, producing the protein MERIAAFEVLDPGILTTIQDGGRFGFGQFGVPPSGALDPFSYRAANLLVGNLGNEACLETMLAGLKLKTLQEVTIAITGGDLGPTLNGEPLEMWRTHLLIEGDVLAFKKVRSGCRAYLSIRGGVLVPEVMGSRSTFLTGRFGGLEGRPLKKGDILFRPSIPSPMDRVGLRFPSEWIPTFEKETHLRVLWGPQEDHFTEKGLETFSTATYEVSPQSDRIGLRLLGPSIERRPDVEESIISEGLLPGAIQVPGDGRPIIILNELVTGGYTKIATLLSVDLTRVAQLKPGDRVRFQPVSLDEAHRLLREFESPFEKLRISLPG; encoded by the coding sequence ATGGAACGGATAGCCGCCTTTGAAGTCCTGGACCCAGGGATTCTGACCACGATCCAAGATGGAGGCAGGTTCGGCTTTGGCCAGTTTGGCGTGCCTCCCTCGGGCGCCCTCGATCCCTTCTCCTACCGAGCGGCCAACCTCCTTGTGGGCAACCTTGGGAACGAGGCCTGTCTCGAAACGATGCTTGCGGGCCTGAAGTTGAAAACGCTCCAGGAGGTCACCATCGCCATTACAGGAGGAGATCTCGGCCCGACGCTCAACGGCGAGCCCCTGGAGATGTGGAGGACCCATCTCCTCATCGAAGGGGATGTCTTGGCCTTCAAGAAGGTCCGGTCTGGATGTCGAGCTTATCTTTCGATTCGCGGGGGGGTTCTGGTGCCCGAGGTGATGGGGAGCCGTTCGACCTTCCTCACGGGAAGATTCGGGGGCCTTGAAGGAAGACCCTTAAAGAAGGGAGATATCCTCTTTCGACCTTCCATCCCCTCTCCCATGGATCGGGTGGGATTGCGATTTCCATCGGAGTGGATCCCCACCTTCGAAAAAGAGACCCACCTCAGGGTCCTCTGGGGTCCGCAAGAAGACCACTTCACGGAAAAGGGATTGGAGACCTTTTCGACAGCGACCTATGAGGTCTCGCCCCAATCCGATCGGATCGGGCTTCGACTTCTGGGGCCCTCCATCGAGCGGAGGCCCGACGTGGAAGAATCGATCATTTCCGAAGGTCTCCTCCCCGGTGCCATCCAGGTTCCGGGAGACGGGAGACCGATCATCATCCTGAACGAACTCGTCACCGGTGGCTATACGAAGATCGCCACCCTCCTCTCCGTTGACCTGACCCGGGTGGCCCAGTTGAAACCCGGGGACCGAGTTCGCTTCCAGCCGGTTTCGTTGGACGAGGCCCATCGCCTCCTCCGCGAGTTCGAATCCCCCTTTGAGAAACTGCGAATCTCCCTCCCCGGGTAA
- a CDS encoding MFS transporter yields MSFRKIFSREFRLTFVAQLAFSSSLFILIPTLPVYLSQLGRAEAEIGILIGTSSVSSVLMRPLVGWALLRIPERNFMFGGASLLGLCAIAYIVLPPFWPFLAIRVVHGFAFALFYTASTTYVTRISPEEHRGQSISYFFLAFNLAFALAPSFGMFLLNRFNFTVLFLVCGALCLAALFLTTRLERGEKAIFDATGDRSLISTKALPPAVLAFFTHIIWGALTTFFPLYALENGMRNPGLFFTAFAAMLILGRMFGGKILDLYPREQVIFPCLITYIVATLILAFSKTTPMFILASLIWGAGNALAFPAFVALAIDLAGSSRGPALGTFTALSDLGIGLGAVIMGGVLRLTNFQIMFLSLALTGLINFLFFYGVFVKRRPRRSPSRDGDWER; encoded by the coding sequence ATGAGTTTCAGGAAGATCTTCAGCCGTGAGTTTCGGCTCACATTCGTGGCCCAGCTTGCCTTCTCTTCCTCCCTCTTCATCCTCATCCCGACCCTCCCGGTCTACCTCTCCCAGTTGGGCCGAGCGGAGGCCGAAATCGGCATTCTCATCGGGACCTCGAGCGTCTCCTCGGTCCTCATGCGGCCTCTGGTGGGATGGGCCCTTTTAAGGATCCCTGAGAGGAATTTTATGTTCGGGGGCGCTTCTCTCCTCGGCCTCTGTGCCATCGCCTATATCGTCCTCCCCCCTTTCTGGCCCTTTTTGGCCATCAGGGTCGTTCATGGGTTCGCCTTTGCCCTCTTTTATACGGCCTCGACGACCTACGTCACCCGGATCAGCCCGGAAGAGCACCGGGGCCAGAGCATCAGTTATTTCTTCCTCGCCTTCAACCTTGCCTTTGCCCTGGCCCCTTCCTTCGGGATGTTCCTGCTCAACCGTTTCAATTTCACCGTCCTCTTCCTGGTCTGTGGAGCCCTCTGTCTTGCCGCCCTTTTTCTGACCACCCGGCTGGAAAGGGGAGAGAAGGCCATCTTCGATGCGACCGGAGACCGATCCCTGATCTCCACCAAGGCCCTCCCTCCTGCGGTCCTCGCCTTCTTCACCCATATCATCTGGGGGGCGTTGACCACCTTCTTTCCCCTCTATGCCCTCGAAAACGGGATGAGGAATCCGGGTCTCTTCTTTACGGCCTTTGCGGCCATGCTCATCTTGGGTCGGATGTTCGGAGGGAAGATCCTCGATCTCTATCCGAGGGAACAGGTCATCTTCCCCTGTTTGATCACCTATATCGTGGCCACCCTCATTCTCGCCTTCTCGAAAACGACGCCGATGTTTATCTTGGCCTCCCTCATCTGGGGTGCGGGAAACGCCTTGGCCTTTCCTGCCTTTGTCGCCCTGGCCATCGACCTTGCCGGTTCCTCCCGCGGTCCGGCCTTAGGGACCTTTACCGCCCTTTCCGATCTCGGGATCGGGCTGGGAGCGGTGATCATGGGCGGGGTCTTAAGGTTGACCAATTTCCAAATCATGTTCCTCTCCCTTGCCTTGACCGGCCTCATCAATTTTCTTTTCTTCTACGGGGTCTTTGTTAAGCGAAGGCCTCGACGCTCTCCGTCAAGGGATGGGGACTGGGAGAGGTGA
- a CDS encoding ATP-binding protein produces MKWRYKSRWLAEQIKKATSFSPIVVVSGARQTGKSTLLQHEFAPPQWQYITLDDLDMLAMAQRRPEELLAISDHLIIDEVQRNPDFLLSVKRAVDRDRNRRFILSGSTNLLLMKSVSESLAGRATYFELLPMAYREEKEAPIATWMMNLPEKKPPQLKEPHRGKIEELLFRGALPPVLFLSDDQEISSWWRGYVRTYLERDLRDLTRITNLPDFRKMMGLLAMRNGQILRQSEIARDAGLSQATAGRYINLLEITGLLVKLNPYSANISKRIIKSPKAYFIDPGLVCALTGVTHPEEITESMRGMLFESYICLNLLVFSSMHGGNLYYFRTQGGKEKEVDFILEMGKKIVTIEVKYAKKVGIRDAGSLFFLREMLPGWKAGLVVYNGSETLTLGKDIFAIPWSLL; encoded by the coding sequence ATGAAATGGCGTTACAAATCGCGGTGGCTGGCTGAGCAGATTAAAAAAGCGACTTCCTTTTCTCCAATCGTTGTGGTGAGCGGTGCGAGGCAAACAGGGAAAAGCACCCTCCTTCAGCATGAATTCGCTCCTCCCCAATGGCAGTATATCACCCTTGACGATCTCGATATGCTTGCCATGGCCCAAAGACGGCCAGAGGAGCTCCTGGCCATCTCAGACCATTTGATCATCGATGAAGTTCAAAGGAACCCGGATTTCCTGCTCTCTGTCAAACGGGCTGTGGATAGGGATCGGAATAGACGATTTATTCTCTCCGGGTCAACCAATCTTCTCCTGATGAAGTCGGTTTCGGAAAGCCTGGCTGGTCGGGCAACCTATTTTGAACTCCTCCCCATGGCTTACAGAGAAGAAAAGGAGGCTCCCATCGCAACCTGGATGATGAACCTCCCAGAGAAGAAGCCTCCTCAGCTGAAGGAGCCGCACCGCGGGAAGATTGAGGAATTGTTGTTCAGGGGCGCCCTTCCGCCAGTTCTGTTTCTCTCGGATGACCAGGAAATCTCCTCCTGGTGGAGAGGGTATGTCCGGACCTATTTGGAACGGGATCTGCGCGACCTGACCCGGATCACTAACCTTCCCGATTTTCGAAAAATGATGGGACTTCTGGCCATGAGGAACGGTCAGATTCTAAGGCAAAGCGAAATCGCCAGGGATGCGGGACTCTCTCAGGCTACAGCTGGTAGGTATATTAATCTTCTTGAAATAACAGGGCTCCTGGTGAAACTTAATCCTTATAGCGCTAATATTTCAAAGAGGATCATCAAATCGCCCAAAGCCTATTTTATTGATCCCGGCCTTGTTTGTGCTTTAACCGGTGTGACTCACCCGGAAGAGATTACGGAGTCGATGAGGGGAATGCTTTTCGAATCTTATATCTGTCTAAACCTCCTCGTTTTTTCTTCGATGCACGGGGGAAATCTCTATTATTTTCGGACACAGGGAGGGAAAGAGAAAGAGGTCGATTTCATCCTCGAAATGGGCAAAAAGATTGTAACGATTGAGGTAAAATATGCAAAAAAAGTGGGAATCCGGGACGCGGGATCGCTTTTTTTCTTAAGAGAGATGCTCCCAGGTTGGAAGGCAGGTCTGGTCGTCTATAATGGCTCGGAAACCTTGACCCTGGGCAAAGATATATTTGCCATCCCCTGGTCATTGCTCTGA